One stretch of Fictibacillus sp. b24 DNA includes these proteins:
- a CDS encoding B3/B4 domain-containing protein encodes MITISPKINELVPNFKIGTITYHDIAISESPQMIKGRFQLFTESMRLEEKTAADYPGVAEYRSVFKTLGTDPSRYRPASEALLRRVLGGKDLPPINSGVDVNNFFSIRFAIPIGLYNLDQIQGDVEIRIGVAEDSYEGLNGREMNMEGKLLSADSAGAFGSPIVDSKRTMVDETVRNALHIVYLQPSMDKNEARQLLESMAKMFTQVNGGSAEIKII; translated from the coding sequence CCGAATTTTAAAATAGGCACAATTACATACCATGATATCGCGATTAGCGAGTCACCGCAAATGATAAAGGGAAGATTCCAACTTTTCACAGAATCGATGCGTCTCGAAGAAAAGACCGCTGCAGACTACCCTGGTGTCGCTGAATATCGCTCTGTTTTTAAAACGCTAGGCACTGATCCATCAAGATACCGGCCTGCTTCAGAAGCATTGTTGCGACGCGTTTTAGGCGGTAAGGATCTTCCCCCGATCAATTCTGGGGTCGACGTGAATAATTTTTTCTCCATTCGTTTTGCCATTCCGATCGGTCTATACAATCTTGATCAGATTCAGGGTGATGTGGAGATTCGTATTGGTGTTGCTGAAGATTCGTATGAGGGCTTGAACGGACGTGAGATGAACATGGAAGGCAAACTGCTGTCCGCTGACTCCGCTGGGGCTTTTGGAAGTCCGATTGTAGACTCTAAGCGTACGATGGTAGACGAAACGGTACGTAACGCGCTACATATCGTTTATTTGCAGCCCTCTATGGATAAGAATGAAGCTCGCCAATTATTGGAGTCAATGGCTAAGATGTTTACTCAAGTGAATGGCGGAAGTGCTGAGATCAAAATCATTTAG
- a CDS encoding coiled-coil domain-containing protein, translating to MKVDLSVFNKKWLLYILISLLLVIVSSLCAHSIGYNKASILLQGKKVIADEIDGEIKELRSELRSMEENVEAMMEEESNKQVELDDLQMKYEEVSELVSQKENIQKEVDTLVSQVEEKNGELNKISGEIANKKSELDKLNKGILAKKKEPRTLVAGVFLAGKDIPPGRYKVEPVNGFGNYFVNGGSKVNIILGRGDDLFLPEYVFELDEGDEIEATLSVKYTLVE from the coding sequence ATGAAGGTTGATTTATCTGTGTTTAATAAGAAGTGGCTGTTATATATCTTAATCTCTCTTTTGTTAGTGATTGTTAGTTCTTTATGTGCGCACTCGATCGGGTATAACAAGGCTTCAATACTGCTTCAAGGTAAAAAGGTCATAGCAGATGAAATTGACGGTGAAATCAAAGAGTTGAGAAGTGAGCTAAGAAGTATGGAAGAAAATGTGGAAGCGATGATGGAAGAGGAAAGCAATAAACAAGTTGAATTGGATGATCTGCAAATGAAGTATGAAGAAGTTTCAGAGTTGGTTAGTCAAAAGGAAAACATTCAAAAAGAAGTGGATACGTTAGTGAGTCAAGTCGAAGAAAAGAATGGTGAATTAAACAAGATCAGCGGTGAGATTGCAAATAAGAAAAGTGAGCTTGATAAATTAAATAAAGGCATATTAGCAAAAAAGAAGGAACCCAGAACTTTGGTTGCCGGCGTCTTTTTAGCCGGAAAAGATATTCCTCCAGGACGGTATAAAGTAGAGCCGGTGAACGGATTTGGTAACTACTTTGTAAATGGCGGTAGTAAAGTAAATATCATCTTAGGAAGAGGAGACGATCTGTTCCTTCCTGAATATGTGTTTGAACTGGATGAAGGAGACGAAATTGAAGCCACTCTGTCTGTAAAATATACGCTTGTTGAGTAA
- a CDS encoding YhgE/Pip family protein, which produces MSVFRLFLAEMAKLAAKKGVLISVIAALLVPVVYGGILLSPTWGPYDNLSNLPVAVVNKDKGALSNDEPINVGQDLVADLKKGQDLGWDFVSSAEAKKGLDSLKYYMVIEIPEDFSQRVTTVLEDNPQKLELRYIQNEGLNFMAAQVTRSATEKLREKLGDKITEKYASNMFASLGDVSDGFQKAADGSGKLNTGITDLHDGTSLLLESLTNKATDISKLANGAKELQNGTGQMVNSLSAKQADISKLANGSQQLSAGTAEMLQSLQAKSGDISKLAAGSEAANEGTGLLLQGLKDKQSGIKDLAAGAKQLGDNIPQLKQGTSGVLTGLKGVQSAIKSELAPGTQAVSAGVNTVVDESKQLGAGLQVLSADLQAFLKQHPELQTDPAFMKIFGTSQALAQKTADPAKGQQLAALQQGAASIAAAFTANEVPNPKSLADGVNQLVAGQTLVDNGVTTLSEKVPLLQQGTASVESGWNTMVGKVGELHAGTSQIAAGNQSVNTGWTALTTGVTQLNDGAKQISAGNSTVEKGWRDLTAGATKINSGMLQVKDGNTSVEKGWGELTDGVTKLNDGAGQLNDGSNELSTGLKDGAEKTSAIKAATDKNLSMFSSPVELKSETVNKYPLYRDSTAPYVLSLALFVGILIMSLFINFKKPEGISAISWFGAKFMNLGALAIVQALLLSTVVLLFLHVKVQNPVGFIAFAVFVSIVFTGIVLFFASFGNIGRFIAFALVILQLSTTGANLPIAMLPENLRALSEFLPFTYSIAGFKALITLNHTSSAFANMSVLLIYLLAFSLLSIAVFMFTKTKSQPQKLDLAS; this is translated from the coding sequence ATGAGTGTCTTTCGCTTATTTTTGGCTGAAATGGCAAAGCTGGCAGCAAAAAAAGGGGTACTGATTTCAGTGATTGCTGCTTTGCTCGTACCGGTCGTCTATGGTGGTATTCTTTTATCACCGACATGGGGACCGTACGATAATTTGTCGAACTTGCCAGTTGCAGTGGTCAACAAGGACAAAGGTGCACTGTCTAATGATGAGCCGATCAATGTAGGACAAGATTTGGTCGCAGATTTAAAGAAAGGCCAGGATCTTGGATGGGACTTTGTTAGTTCTGCTGAAGCTAAAAAGGGTCTTGATAGCCTGAAGTATTACATGGTTATTGAAATTCCTGAAGACTTCTCACAGAGAGTAACTACAGTTTTAGAAGATAATCCGCAAAAACTTGAGTTAAGGTACATTCAAAATGAAGGTTTAAACTTCATGGCGGCGCAGGTAACGAGAAGTGCGACAGAAAAGTTAAGAGAAAAACTTGGGGATAAGATTACAGAGAAGTATGCGAGCAACATGTTTGCAAGTCTCGGAGATGTTTCTGACGGATTTCAAAAAGCAGCAGACGGATCGGGGAAACTAAATACAGGTATTACTGATCTTCATGACGGAACGAGCTTACTTTTGGAATCGCTTACAAATAAGGCGACTGATATTTCGAAATTAGCCAATGGCGCAAAAGAGCTTCAAAATGGAACTGGACAAATGGTTAATTCTTTATCAGCTAAGCAAGCGGATATCAGCAAACTCGCGAATGGATCTCAACAGCTAAGTGCTGGGACTGCAGAAATGCTTCAATCTCTGCAAGCAAAATCAGGCGATATTTCAAAGCTAGCTGCTGGTTCTGAAGCAGCAAATGAAGGTACTGGATTATTATTGCAAGGGTTGAAGGACAAGCAATCAGGCATTAAAGATCTAGCCGCTGGAGCGAAGCAGCTTGGAGATAATATTCCTCAATTAAAACAGGGTACATCTGGAGTTCTTACAGGATTAAAAGGGGTTCAAAGTGCGATAAAGAGTGAACTCGCACCTGGGACACAAGCTGTTTCTGCAGGAGTGAATACGGTAGTAGATGAATCTAAACAACTGGGAGCTGGTCTCCAAGTTTTATCAGCTGATCTTCAGGCTTTCTTAAAGCAGCACCCAGAACTGCAGACAGATCCTGCTTTTATGAAGATATTTGGTACGAGCCAAGCGTTAGCTCAAAAGACTGCTGATCCAGCTAAAGGACAACAGCTGGCTGCTCTTCAACAAGGAGCAGCATCAATCGCTGCTGCGTTCACAGCGAATGAAGTACCTAATCCAAAATCTTTGGCAGACGGTGTAAATCAACTCGTGGCTGGTCAAACTCTAGTTGATAACGGAGTAACAACGCTAAGCGAAAAAGTTCCTCTTCTTCAGCAAGGAACGGCTTCTGTTGAAAGCGGTTGGAACACGATGGTCGGTAAGGTTGGCGAGCTACACGCAGGAACTTCCCAAATCGCTGCAGGAAACCAATCGGTTAATACGGGCTGGACAGCGTTAACGACAGGGGTTACTCAGTTAAATGATGGGGCAAAGCAAATCTCAGCGGGTAACTCTACAGTTGAAAAAGGCTGGCGCGATCTGACAGCCGGTGCAACGAAAATTAACTCTGGGATGTTACAGGTGAAGGATGGAAACACTTCGGTTGAAAAAGGCTGGGGTGAATTGACTGACGGAGTAACGAAGCTAAATGATGGTGCGGGACAATTAAATGATGGAAGCAACGAGCTCTCAACAGGTCTTAAGGATGGAGCAGAAAAAACGAGCGCGATTAAAGCGGCTACCGATAAAAATTTAAGCATGTTCTCATCACCGGTAGAACTGAAAAGTGAAACGGTAAACAAGTATCCGCTATATCGTGATTCGACGGCACCATATGTGCTTTCACTCGCATTATTTGTGGGGATTTTGATTATGTCACTGTTCATCAACTTTAAGAAGCCTGAAGGTATTTCAGCAATCTCATGGTTCGGAGCTAAGTTCATGAACCTTGGCGCACTTGCGATTGTACAGGCATTGCTTCTATCTACTGTCGTTCTGCTTTTCTTACATGTAAAAGTTCAGAACCCAGTTGGATTTATAGCTTTTGCTGTTTTTGTGAGCATCGTGTTTACAGGCATCGTATTATTCTTTGCTTCATTTGGTAACATTGGACGCTTTATCGCATTTGCCCTTGTGATTCTACAGCTTTCAACAACAGGAGCGAACTTGCCGATCGCTATGCTTCCAGAGAACTTGCGTGCATTAAGTGAGTTTTTACCTTTCACCTATTCGATCGCTGGTTTTAAAGCGCTCATTACGTTGAATCATACAAGCTCTGCTTTTGCGAACATGAGTGTCTTGCTTATCTATCTACTTGCATTCAGTCTTTTGTCGATAGCAGTATTCATGTTTACAAAAACGAAAAGTCAGCCACAAAAACTGGATTTAGCGAGCTGA
- a CDS encoding ATP-dependent helicase: MEDFFAEMKNDLGISLNAVQKKAVLQTDGPLLLLASPGSGKTTTIIMRIGYLIKQKGINPNRIKAVTFSKASANDMKDRFMRFYPDLQPADFSTIHSFAFEVVRNYYRGMGTSFRIIEGEQELGESAARDENIQLNKKLILRNLFKSTVGENITEDQMEELVTYISYVKNKMLPKDKWSTVSCDVPKAEQIIIQYEEFKRADRNQILLDFDDMLTVCNEVLGNNEKLLSLYQQRYDYILTDESQDTSLVQHSIIEKLVSIHKNLCVVADDDQSIYSWRGAEPSYLLEFKKVYPEAVILFMEQNYRSTQDIVNVSNQFIKRNKNRYEKNMFTENPPNKPIEIRKLINFNEQSKYLVKELKDEDDLKEIAILYRNNSSSIGLMNDFDRAGIAFYMKDADNRFFSHWVVQDILNFMRMAFTDKRPDILEKIHLKFNGYISKQQMSALKQLNTNDSVFDNLLKHVKLQDYQVKLLKASQETFKEMKEMKPLQAIRVIRDRLGYDKALEKICKSLGFRIDYLIGILDTLEEIAADLKSLEDFAKRLKHLEAVLKTAKRKKGQNAVTLSTFHSSKGLEFEKVYMIDLVHGIIPSSEDQTDSGLMEESARLFYVGMTRVKKQLKLITYGYRDGKKAEESLFVADVKNIINPPDLSASKEAITQKNIRIRREVGSSNREKINGVPYNPNAIREKEALRTGITVVHRVFGTGEITNVDEEYIHMKFPSKEKKLSIKACLDMGLLEPMIKEI, translated from the coding sequence ATGGAAGATTTCTTCGCTGAGATGAAAAATGATTTAGGAATATCCTTAAATGCTGTTCAAAAAAAAGCGGTCTTACAGACGGATGGGCCTCTTCTATTACTAGCATCGCCAGGATCAGGGAAAACAACTACTATCATCATGCGTATTGGTTATTTAATTAAGCAAAAAGGGATAAATCCAAATCGTATAAAAGCTGTTACATTCAGTAAAGCCTCGGCAAATGATATGAAAGATCGATTCATGCGGTTTTATCCGGATCTTCAGCCAGCAGACTTTTCAACCATACATAGCTTTGCTTTTGAAGTAGTTAGAAATTATTACAGAGGGATGGGGACTTCTTTTCGAATTATTGAAGGTGAGCAAGAGTTAGGCGAGAGTGCAGCGCGGGATGAAAACATTCAGTTGAATAAAAAGTTAATATTGAGAAACTTATTTAAGTCAACAGTAGGTGAGAACATAACAGAGGACCAAATGGAGGAGCTCGTCACCTATATCAGCTACGTTAAAAATAAAATGCTGCCTAAAGATAAATGGTCAACCGTATCGTGTGATGTTCCTAAAGCAGAACAAATTATTATTCAATACGAAGAATTTAAGCGTGCAGACCGAAATCAAATTTTATTGGATTTTGATGATATGCTTACAGTTTGTAATGAGGTATTAGGAAATAATGAGAAATTGCTGAGTCTATATCAGCAAAGATATGATTATATTTTAACGGATGAAAGTCAGGATACGTCGCTGGTGCAGCATTCCATAATAGAAAAGTTAGTATCAATTCATAAAAATTTATGTGTTGTAGCCGATGATGATCAATCGATTTATAGCTGGAGAGGTGCTGAGCCTTCCTATTTGCTTGAATTTAAGAAGGTGTATCCTGAAGCAGTTATACTTTTTATGGAACAGAATTACCGCTCTACACAAGACATCGTGAATGTTTCTAATCAGTTTATTAAACGAAATAAGAATAGATACGAAAAGAATATGTTTACAGAAAATCCTCCGAATAAACCTATTGAAATAAGAAAACTTATCAATTTTAATGAACAATCCAAATACTTGGTTAAGGAACTTAAAGATGAAGATGATTTAAAAGAGATCGCCATTTTATACCGTAACAATTCCTCATCCATTGGCTTAATGAATGATTTTGACCGTGCAGGGATTGCATTTTATATGAAGGATGCTGATAATCGTTTCTTTTCACACTGGGTCGTTCAGGATATATTGAATTTTATGCGCATGGCTTTTACCGATAAGAGGCCAGATATTTTAGAAAAGATACATTTAAAATTTAATGGCTATATCAGTAAACAGCAGATGAGTGCTTTAAAGCAATTGAATACGAACGATTCTGTATTTGATAATTTGCTGAAGCATGTAAAATTACAGGATTACCAAGTTAAGCTATTGAAAGCAAGCCAAGAAACATTTAAAGAAATGAAAGAGATGAAGCCGCTTCAGGCTATTCGGGTAATCAGGGATCGGTTAGGTTACGATAAGGCTCTGGAGAAGATATGTAAAAGTCTTGGGTTTCGTATTGATTATTTAATTGGCATTTTAGATACTCTTGAAGAGATTGCGGCAGATCTAAAGAGTCTTGAGGATTTCGCAAAAAGACTAAAGCATCTGGAAGCTGTTTTAAAGACAGCCAAAAGGAAAAAGGGACAAAATGCTGTTACGCTCTCAACATTTCATAGCTCAAAGGGTCTTGAGTTTGAGAAGGTATATATGATTGACTTAGTACATGGAATCATTCCTTCTAGTGAAGACCAAACTGACAGCGGTTTGATGGAAGAATCGGCTCGCCTTTTTTATGTAGGAATGACGAGGGTGAAAAAACAATTAAAACTTATTACTTATGGTTACCGGGACGGGAAAAAGGCAGAAGAATCCTTATTTGTTGCTGATGTTAAGAACATTATCAATCCTCCTGATCTATCTGCATCTAAAGAAGCTATAACCCAGAAGAACATAAGAATAAGAAGAGAAGTTGGATCAAGTAATCGAGAAAAGATAAATGGAGTTCCTTACAATCCTAATGCTATTCGAGAAAAGGAAGCATTACGTACAGGTATTACGGTTGTACATAGGGTATTCGGAACTGGAGAAATTACAAATGTGGATGAGGAATATATTCATATGAAATTTCCCTCCAAAGAAAAAAAGCTATCTATTAAAGCTTGCTTAGATATGGGGTTATTAGAGCCCATGATAAAAGAAATTTAG